The proteins below are encoded in one region of Patescibacteria group bacterium:
- the infA gene encoding translation initiation factor IF-1: MAHQGTMEFDGQVLENLPNTMFKVQLSDGREILCTMSGKMRMNHIRILPGDKVKVEMTQYDIDRGRIVYRTK; encoded by the coding sequence ATGGCACATCAGGGCACAATGGAATTCGACGGGCAAGTTCTGGAGAATTTGCCTAACACCATGTTTAAAGTACAGCTGTCAGACGGACGAGAGATTCTGTGCACAATGTCGGGAAAGATGCGTATGAACCATATCCGGATTCTTCCGGGTGACAAAGTTAAAGTGGAAATGACTCAATACGACATCGATCGCGGAAGAATTGTGTACAGGACTAAGTAA
- a CDS encoding DNA-directed RNA polymerase subunit alpha, whose product MLDPVFKVKTDEQTDSYGRFVIEPLETGYAYTLGNALRRVLYSSLPGAAVTSVTIDGVKHQFQTLAGLQEDVVEFVLNLKKLRVRLLDGDKATIRLEATGPGEVTAASIEDTSAVEIANKDLYLGTLADKKAKLSATITVEKGYGYSLADERRSGVIGVIPLDATFTPVVRVNYRQESTRVGRQTNLDRLVIEIWTDGTIAPYDALKQAAKLLASYFLQIYEPKADISETTVAVTPTVSDDVLKMLIEELDLPTRLENALKNGGIETVGQLLGTPRKDLLKVKNLGGKSLGIVEEKLREKGVALSV is encoded by the coding sequence ATGTTAGATCCGGTTTTCAAAGTCAAAACTGACGAACAAACCGACAGTTACGGGCGGTTTGTGATTGAGCCCCTCGAAACGGGTTATGCCTACACTTTGGGCAATGCTTTAAGGAGGGTTTTGTATTCCTCTCTTCCGGGAGCGGCGGTCACCAGCGTGACCATTGATGGTGTGAAACACCAATTTCAAACTCTTGCCGGCCTTCAGGAAGATGTGGTGGAGTTTGTCTTAAATCTGAAAAAACTGCGGGTTCGCCTCCTGGACGGCGATAAGGCCACGATCCGGTTGGAAGCGACCGGCCCGGGCGAAGTGACCGCGGCCAGTATCGAAGATACTTCGGCAGTCGAAATAGCCAACAAAGATCTCTATTTGGGGACTTTGGCGGATAAAAAAGCCAAGCTCTCGGCCACTATTACGGTCGAAAAGGGCTATGGTTATTCTCTGGCTGACGAGCGGCGCAGTGGCGTTATCGGGGTTATTCCCCTGGATGCGACTTTCACTCCGGTTGTCCGGGTGAATTACCGCCAGGAGTCGACCCGGGTTGGGCGCCAGACTAACCTTGACCGTTTGGTCATCGAAATCTGGACTGACGGTACCATTGCTCCGTATGACGCGCTGAAACAGGCAGCCAAGCTTTTGGCTTCCTATTTCCTGCAAATCTACGAACCAAAGGCGGACATTTCCGAAACCACGGTGGCAGTCACGCCGACCGTTTCGGATGATGTTCTCAAAATGCTCATCGAAGAGCTGGACCTGCCGACCCGGCTGGAAAATGCCCTGAAAAACGGGGGCATTGAAACCGTGGGTCAGCTCTTGGGCACGCCGAGAAAAGATCTGCTGAAGGTGAAAAACCTGGGCGGAAAATCTCTTGGTATTGTGGAAGAAAAGCTACGCGAAAAAGGCGTCGCCTTGTCTGTCTAA
- the rpsD gene encoding 30S ribosomal protein S4, whose translation MARYTGPKHRLARREGANILDKASGSLGRRLSVPPGVHGPKGGRSKHSEYYLQLREKQKAKRVYGLLEKQFRRYYEAAAKVPGKTGEALLQNLERRLDNSVYRLGLVPSRAMGRQLVSHGHVLINGKKVNIPSYSLKLNEVVTLSPKALEMPAVKKMLEVAEPKIPDYFEREAAAGRLVKIPGRDDIPTEVDEQLIIEFYSR comes from the coding sequence ATGGCAAGATATACCGGACCAAAACATCGATTAGCCAGGCGCGAAGGCGCTAATATTCTGGATAAGGCCAGCGGTTCTTTGGGCCGGAGACTTTCGGTTCCGCCGGGAGTTCATGGGCCCAAGGGCGGCCGGAGTAAACACTCAGAGTATTACCTGCAACTGCGGGAAAAACAAAAAGCCAAACGAGTTTACGGACTTTTGGAAAAGCAGTTCCGCCGCTATTATGAAGCTGCGGCAAAAGTTCCCGGCAAAACCGGCGAAGCCCTTTTGCAGAATCTGGAACGCCGGCTGGATAACAGTGTTTATCGCCTGGGTCTGGTGCCTTCGAGGGCGATGGGCCGGCAACTGGTTTCCCATGGTCATGTGCTGATAAACGGCAAAAAAGTTAATATTCCGTCATATTCTCTGAAATTAAATGAAGTCGTGACGCTTTCCCCGAAAGCTTTAGAAATGCCGGCAGTAAAGAAAATGCTGGAAGTAGCCGAACCGAAGATTCCGGATTATTTTGAAAGAGAAGCTGCCGCCGGACGGTTGGTAAAAATTCCGGGCCGGGACGACATTCCTACGGAAGTAGATGAGCAGTTAATTATTGAGTTTTATTCCCGCTAA
- the rpmJ gene encoding 50S ribosomal protein L36: MKVQASVKPRCKKCKIVRRKGRVYVVCENPKHKQRQG; encoded by the coding sequence ATGAAGGTACAGGCTAGTGTTAAACCAAGGTGTAAAAAATGCAAAATTGTCCGGCGCAAAGGCCGGGTTTATGTCGTGTGCGAAAACCCGAAGCATAAACAGCGCCAGGGATAA
- the map gene encoding type I methionyl aminopeptidase — protein MIKIKTPQEIKLMAESGKILAEVMKKVLAKAAVGITTLELDKYAEELILAAGGKPSFKMEKGYYFTTCMCVNDIVVHGIPSDYKLQDGDIVGVDAGVVYKGWHSDASWTIQVETQDKEIQKFLETGRSALNKAIRECRPGKHIGDISKAIEDTVRGSGYSPVKQLVGHGIGRALHEDPEVPCYLRGRIENTPEIKTGMVLAVEVIYNRGESPVVYGGDDGWTIVTRDNSPSGLFEHTVAITEKGPKVLT, from the coding sequence ATGATAAAAATTAAAACTCCGCAGGAAATTAAATTGATGGCAGAAAGCGGCAAAATTCTGGCCGAAGTGATGAAAAAAGTTTTGGCCAAAGCCGCCGTGGGAATAACAACTTTGGAACTGGATAAATACGCCGAGGAATTAATTTTAGCCGCCGGCGGCAAGCCATCGTTTAAAATGGAAAAGGGTTACTATTTTACTACCTGCATGTGCGTTAACGATATCGTCGTTCACGGAATCCCCTCGGATTATAAACTGCAGGACGGAGACATTGTGGGGGTGGACGCCGGAGTAGTCTACAAAGGCTGGCATTCAGACGCCAGCTGGACGATTCAGGTGGAAACTCAGGATAAAGAGATACAAAAATTTCTGGAAACTGGGCGCAGCGCTTTAAACAAGGCTATTCGCGAGTGCCGTCCCGGCAAGCATATCGGGGATATTTCCAAAGCAATTGAAGACACAGTCAGGGGCAGTGGCTACAGCCCGGTTAAGCAACTGGTGGGCCACGGGATCGGACGGGCGCTTCATGAAGACCCCGAAGTTCCCTGCTACCTGCGGGGAAGAATTGAAAATACTCCGGAAATTAAGACGGGAATGGTCCTGGCGGTGGAGGTAATTTATAACCGGGGTGAGTCCCCTGTCGTTTATGGCGGCGATGACGGTTGGACTATTGTTACCCGGGATAACTCTCCGTCCGGTCTTTTCGAGCACACGGTGGCGATTACTGAGAAGGGTCCAAAAGTATTGACTTGA
- the rpsK gene encoding 30S ribosomal protein S11, with the protein MADKKTETKETKKVTKKSGKEVTSGRVYVTATFNNTLVTVTDAAGNTLMAGSSGSNGFKGARKSTPYAATATVENVGRKAWDQGMRQVEVYIKGPGAGRDAALRALKTIGFDISLIADVTPIAHNGPRPKKKRRV; encoded by the coding sequence ATGGCTGATAAAAAAACTGAAACCAAAGAAACAAAAAAGGTGACCAAGAAATCCGGCAAGGAAGTTACTTCCGGCAGGGTTTACGTGACGGCAACTTTCAACAATACTTTGGTAACAGTAACTGACGCTGCCGGGAACACTTTGATGGCCGGCAGTTCCGGTAGTAACGGTTTCAAAGGAGCAAGAAAGTCGACACCGTACGCGGCCACCGCGACCGTAGAAAATGTTGGCAGAAAAGCCTGGGATCAGGGGATGCGTCAGGTGGAAGTCTACATTAAAGGTCCGGGAGCCGGCCGCGATGCCGCCTTACGGGCTTTGAAAACCATTGGTTTTGACATTAGTTTAATCGCGGATGTTACGCCGATTGCCCATAACGGGCCAAGGCCGAAGAAGAAAAGAAGGGTTTAA
- the rpsM gene encoding 30S ribosomal protein S13 yields the protein MPRIAGIDLDNNKRVDIALTRLYGVGRRNVGSLLKIAGIDPAKRVKDLSEDEVNRVQKAIDTVKVEGELRAEVHGNIAALKQIASYRGIRHTRNLPVRGQRTKSNARTKRGKRVTIGAIKKEMAEKLGIGTAAAAPAAEAKK from the coding sequence ATGCCAAGAATTGCCGGAATCGATTTGGATAACAATAAGCGCGTCGATATTGCTCTCACCCGCTTGTATGGTGTTGGTCGGAGAAATGTCGGCAGCCTGTTAAAAATTGCCGGAATTGATCCGGCGAAGCGGGTTAAAGATCTTTCAGAAGATGAAGTTAACCGGGTGCAAAAAGCTATCGATACTGTCAAGGTTGAAGGTGAATTGCGGGCGGAAGTTCACGGCAATATTGCCGCCTTAAAGCAGATCGCATCGTATCGGGGGATCCGCCATACCCGTAACTTGCCGGTTAGGGGCCAGCGGACAAAATCCAACGCCCGGACAAAACGCGGTAAGCGGGTGACTATTGGCGCGATCAAGAAAGAGATGGCGGAAAAGCTGGGAATTGGCACAGCTGCAGCCGCGCCGGCAGCGGAAGCAAAAAAGTAA
- the rplQ gene encoding 50S ribosomal protein L17 has product MKHRVFGNQLHRDTNAAKGLYRSLLVAVLDHGKIQTTLSRAKAVQGDLDRLINWAKEGSVNARRLTVEDLGTDKFFDKYTKAFTTRTSGYSRIVRLGQRMSDAAELAILELVESVEPKKEAAISESKAQEPKAETKTETKKPAVKKSKTLKK; this is encoded by the coding sequence ATGAAACACCGAGTTTTTGGAAACCAGTTGCACCGGGATACTAACGCGGCCAAGGGATTGTACCGCAGTCTTCTGGTGGCGGTTTTAGACCATGGTAAAATTCAAACCACCTTATCCCGGGCTAAAGCTGTCCAAGGAGATTTGGACAGACTAATTAACTGGGCCAAAGAAGGGTCGGTTAATGCCCGGAGGTTAACCGTGGAAGATTTAGGGACAGACAAATTCTTTGATAAATACACCAAAGCTTTTACTACCCGCACTTCAGGCTACTCCCGGATAGTTCGCCTGGGACAAAGGATGTCCGACGCGGCGGAACTAGCGATCTTAGAGCTTGTGGAATCAGTTGAACCAAAGAAGGAAGCGGCAATATCTGAATCAAAAGCACAAGAACCGAAAGCCGAAACCAAGACGGAAACTAAAAAACCGGCTGTTAAGAAGTCTAAGACACTTAAGAAATAA